The proteins below are encoded in one region of Reichenbachiella sp. 5M10:
- a CDS encoding septum formation initiator family protein: protein MKQHIKITKNFYFIATVVFLVWMLFFDSNDFYSQYQLKGKVEELEDQKKYYQNKIKDTEADREALLNDEELLEKFAREKYFMKREGEDIFVVVEE, encoded by the coding sequence ATGAAACAACACATCAAGATTACAAAGAACTTCTACTTCATCGCTACGGTGGTGTTTTTGGTGTGGATGTTGTTTTTTGATTCCAACGATTTTTATTCTCAATACCAGCTTAAGGGCAAAGTAGAAGAACTAGAAGATCAGAAGAAATACTACCAAAACAAGATCAAGGACACAGAAGCAGACCGTGAAGCGTTGCTCAACGACGAAGAGCTGCTTGAGAAATTCGCCCGCGAAAAGTACTTCATGAAGAGGGAAGGGGAAGATATATTTGTCGTCGTAGAAGAATAA